In one window of Tenacibaculum mesophilum DNA:
- the nhaA gene encoding Na+/H+ antiporter NhaA, whose product MKTESASGILLLGATLLALILANSPFKDSYNALWEYKIGFKSEHFELYKPLILWINDGLMAVFFFLIGLEIKREFLIGELNSTKKLAFPLFGALGGMLFPILFFVFLNKSADTAHGWGVPMATDIAFSLAVLNTLGKRVPLSLKVFLTAFAIVDDIGAVLVIALFYSASINITLISIALALLAFLYFIAYRGFYSKYITFLFGTVIWVLFLKAGIHPTVAGILMAFAVPIRQKVHTPEFIAHLSQIMDNIKGAKVSSKPILSKEQVAEIDSLDHWIEDYQSPLQLLEHKLHDIVAYAIIPIFALANAGVLIDGDANLDTSLIINIALCLVLGNSIGITTIITTVKKLKIIEVPKDINNRHIIGVSFLAGIGFTMAIFIASLAFAKSPEFLGSAKIGVLLGSLVSAIIGYLILRYNKSESDVDKNDQNKKEELSTS is encoded by the coding sequence ATGAAAACTGAAAGTGCAAGTGGTATTTTACTCTTAGGAGCTACTTTACTTGCTCTTATTTTAGCAAATTCTCCTTTTAAAGATAGTTACAATGCTTTATGGGAATACAAAATTGGTTTTAAATCAGAACATTTTGAATTGTATAAACCTTTAATTCTTTGGATTAATGACGGATTAATGGCTGTATTTTTCTTTTTAATAGGGTTAGAAATTAAACGAGAGTTTTTAATTGGAGAGTTAAATTCTACCAAAAAATTAGCTTTTCCTCTCTTCGGTGCTCTTGGTGGAATGTTGTTTCCTATTTTATTTTTTGTTTTCTTAAATAAAAGTGCTGATACAGCACATGGTTGGGGGGTACCTATGGCAACAGACATAGCTTTTTCTTTAGCGGTATTAAATACTCTAGGTAAAAGAGTACCTCTTAGTTTAAAAGTATTCCTAACAGCTTTTGCCATTGTAGATGATATAGGAGCTGTTTTAGTTATTGCCTTATTTTATAGTGCTAGTATAAATATAACTTTAATATCTATAGCGTTAGCTTTGTTAGCCTTTTTATATTTTATAGCTTACAGAGGTTTTTACTCAAAATATATAACTTTCTTGTTTGGTACTGTAATTTGGGTTTTATTCCTTAAGGCAGGTATACACCCAACAGTTGCAGGTATATTAATGGCTTTTGCTGTGCCTATTAGACAAAAAGTACATACTCCTGAATTTATAGCACACTTATCACAAATAATGGATAATATCAAAGGGGCTAAAGTTTCTTCTAAACCTATATTATCGAAAGAACAAGTTGCAGAAATAGATAGTTTAGATCATTGGATAGAAGATTATCAGTCACCTTTACAATTGTTAGAGCATAAACTACATGATATAGTTGCATATGCAATTATCCCTATTTTTGCTTTAGCTAATGCAGGAGTTTTAATAGATGGTGATGCTAACTTAGACACCTCCTTAATAATAAACATCGCTCTATGTTTAGTTCTTGGAAATAGTATTGGAATTACTACAATAATTACTACCGTTAAAAAACTTAAAATAATAGAGGTTCCTAAAGATATAAATAATAGACATATTATAGGTGTATCGTTTTTAGCAGGAATTGGGTTCACTATGGCTATATTTATTGCTAGTTTGGCTTTTGCTAAAAGTCCAGAGTTCCTAGGGTCTGCTAAAATTGGTGTATTACTAGGTTCTCTTGTATCTGCTATAATAGGATACCTAATATTAAGATACAATAAAAGTGAAAGTGATGTTGATAAAAACGATCAAAACAAAAAAGAAGAATTAAGTACTAGTTAA